A genomic segment from Diadema setosum chromosome 11, eeDiaSeto1, whole genome shotgun sequence encodes:
- the LOC140234777 gene encoding protein mab-21-like 2: MHASCAELPDFSQSTARRYLSVPTAGIDGNWCASSVGATSGGALGHAAAMISSQSKLLYQLNRYVGERVACRRANSNKTVREVCKIVTDVLKEVEVQEPRFISSLVENETGRFEGLEVISPQEFEVVLFLNQMGVFNFVDDGSIPGCAVLKLSDGRKRSMSLWVEFITASGYLSARKIRSRFQTLVAQAVDKCKYRDIVKMIPDTSEVKLRIRERYVVLITPAFKCSGIWPRSAAHWPLPHIPWPSPALVAEVKTEGFNLLSKESPAQAGKQTSAEGDAWVLSFTDAENKLLQGGCRRKTLSILKTLRDKHLDLAGQPVRNYHLKSLLLYECEKHPREIDWDETCLGDRINGILLQLISCLQNRRCPHYFLHGLDLFHGKPHAALDQAAKQAWRITREILTNPKSLEKL, from the coding sequence ATGCATGCATCGTGCGCCGAACTCCCTGATTTCTCGCAGTCGACGGCTCGACGGTACCTATCAGTCCCGACGGCTGGAATAGACGGGAACTGGTGCGCCTCGTCCGTCGGGGCAACAAGCGGCGGAGCACTGGGACACGCCGCTGCCATGATATCCTCCCAATCGAAGCTGCTCTACCAGCTGAACCGGTACGTCGGGGAGAGGGTGGCGTGCCGGAGGGCCAACAGCAACAAGACGGTGAGGGAGGTGTGTAAAATCGTCACAGATGTTTTGAAGGAGGTCGAGGTTCAGGAGCCGCGGTTCATCAGTTCACTCGTCGAAAATGAGACGGGGCGATTCGAGGGACTGGAGGTCATCTCACCACAGGAGTTCGAAGTCGTTCTCTTTCTCAACCAGATGGGCGTCTTCAACTTCGTCGACGATGGCTCTATCCCGGGCTGTGCCGTGCTGAAACTGAGCGACGGGCGAAAACGATCGATGTCACTGTGGGTGGAATTTATCACTGCGTCGGGCTACCTGTCTGCCAGGAAAATACGGTCGCGATTTCAGACGCTCGTGGCGCAGGCCGTAGATAAATGCAAATACAGGGACATCGTGAAAATGATTCCAGACACGTCGGAGGTGAAATTACGGATTCGCGAGCGCTACGTGGTTTTGATCACCCCTGCCTTCAAGTGCAGCGGTATTTGGCCGCGGAGCGCAGCCCACTGGCCGTTGCCCCACATCCCTTGGCCCAGCCCCGCCCTTGTAGCTGAAGTGAAAACCGAGGGCTTCAACCTGCTGTCGAAGGAAAGCCCTGCTCAGGCTGGCAAGCAGACGTCGGCGGAAGGTGACGCTTGGGTCCTTTCCTTTACCGACGCCGAGAACAAACTCTTGCAAGGCGGCTGTCGCAGAAAGACTCTCAGCATTCTGAAAACCCTGCGCGACAAGCACCTAGACCTGGCGGGACAGCCTGTGCGAAACTACCACCTCAAGTCGCTGCTGCTCTACGAGTGCGAGAAGCATCCTCGTGAAATAGACTGGGATGAGACCTGCCTGGGTGACCGCATCAACGGTATCCTCCTTCAACTCATCTCTTGTCTTCAGAACAGGAGATGCCCGCACTACTTTTTGCACGGACTCGACCTGTTCCACGGAAAACCACATGCTGCACTCGACCAGGCCGCGAAACAGGCGTGGAGAATAACGCGCGAAATTCTCACAAACCCGAAGAGCTTAGAAAAACTATga